gctccccctctctcctccccaggcaTTGAGATGTTCCACCAGTCTCTGGACAGAGCAGAGGCAGGAGATAACCTGGGGGCTCTGGTCCGAGGGCTGAAGAGGGAGGACATTAGGAGAGGGATGGTTATGAGCAAACCAGGCTCCATCCAGCCCCACCAGAAAGTCCaggcccaggtctgtatcatatcatatagtccaggcccaggtctgtatcatatcataaagtccaggcccaggtctgtatcatatcataaagtccaggcccaggtctgtatcatatcataaggtccaggcccaggtctgtatcatatcataaagtccaggcccaggtctgtatcatatcataaagtccaggcccaggtctgtatcatatcataaagtccaggcccaggtctgtatcatatcataaagtccaggcccaggtctgtatcagatcataaagtccaggcccaggtctgtatcatatcataaagtccaggcccaggtctgtatcatatcataaagtccaggcccaggtctgtatcatatcataaagtccaggcccaggtctgtatcatatcatcaggtccaggcccaggtctgtatcatatcatcaggcccaggtctgtatcatatcatCAAGTCCAGGCCCAGATCTGTATCGTATCATCAAGTCCAGGCCCAGGTTTGTATCGTATCATCAAGTCCAGGCCCAGGTCTGTATCGTATCATCAAGTCCAGGCCCAGGTCTGTATCGTATCATCAAGTCCAGGCCCAGGTCTGTGTCGTATCATCAAGTCCAGGCCCAGGTCTGTATCGTATCATCAAGTCCAGGCCCAGGTCTGTATCGTATCATCAAGTCCAGGCCCAGGTCTGTATCGTATCATAAAGTCCAGGCCCAGGTCTGTATCGTATCATAAAGTCCAGGCCCAGGTCTGTATCGTATCATAAAGTCCAGGCCCAGGTCTGTATCGTATCATAAAGTCCAGGCCCAGGTCTGTATCGTAtcataaagtccaggtctgtatcatatcataaagcccaggtctgtatcataaagTCCGGGCCCAGGTCTGTATCGTAtcataaagtccaggtctgtatcatatcataaataaagtccaggtctgtatcatatcataaataaagtccaggtctgtatcatatcataaataaagtccaggtctgtatcatatcataaataaagtccaggtctgtatcatatcataaagtccaggcccaggtctgtatcatatcataaagtccaggcccaggtctgtatcataaagtccaggcccaggtctgtatcgtatcataaagtccaggcccaggtctgtatcgtatcataaagtccaggcccaggtctgtatggtatcataaagtccaggcccaggtctgtatcgtatcataaagtccaggtctgtatcgtatcataaagtccaggtctgtatcgtatcgtaaagtccaggtctgtatcgtatcataaagtccaggtctgtatcgtatcataaagtccaggtctgtatcgtatcataaagtccaggtctgtatcgtatcataaagtccaggtctgtatcatatcataaataaagtccaggtctgtatcatatcataaataaagtccaggtctgtatcatatcataaataaagtccaggtctgtatcataaataaagtccaggtctgtatcataaataaagtccaggtctgtatcataaataaagtccaggtctgtatcataaataaataaagtccaggtctgtatcataaataaataaagtccaggtctgtatcatatcataaataaagtccaggtctgtatcatatcataaataaagtccaggtctgtatcataaataaagtccaggtctgtatcataaataaagtccaggtctgtatcataaataaagtccaggtctgtatcataaataaataaagtccaggtctgtatcataaataaataaagtccaggtctgtatcataaataaataaagtccaggtctgtatcatatcataaataaagtccaggtctgtatcatatcatataaataaagtccaggtctgtatcatatcataaataaagtccaggtctgtatcatatcataaataaagtccaggtctgtatcatatcataaataaagtccaggtctgtatcatatcataaataaagtccaggtctgtatcatatcataaataaagtccaggtctgtatcatatcataaataaagtccaggtctgtatcatatcataaataaagtccaggtctgtatcataaataaagtccaggtctgtatcataaataaagtccaggtctgtatcataaataaagtccaggtctgtatcataaataaagtccaggtctgtatcataaataaagtccaggtctgtatcataaataaataaagtccaggtctgtatcataaataaataaagtccaggtctgtatcataaataaataaagtccaggtctgtatcataaataaataaagtccaggtctgtatcataaataaataaagtccaggtctgtatcataaataaataaagtccaggtctgtatcataaataaataaagtccaggtctgtatcataaataaataaagtccaggtctgtatcataaataaataaataaagtccaggtctgtatcataaataaagtccaggtctgtatcataaataaagtccaggtctgtatcataaataaataaagtccaggtctgtatcataaataaataaagtccaggtctgtatcataaataaataaagtccaggtctgtatcataaataaataaagtccaggtctgtatcataaataaataaagtccaggtctgtatcataaataaataaagtccaggtctgtatcataaataaataaagtccaggtctgtatcataaataaataaagtccaggtctgtatcatatcataaataaagtccaggtctgtatcatatcataaataaagtccaggtctgtatcatatcataaataaagtccaggtctgtatcatatcataaataaagtccaggtctgtatcatatcataaagtccaggcccaggtctgtatcatatcataaagtccaggcccaggtctgtatcgtatcataaagtccaggcccaggtctgtatcgtatcataaagtccaggcccaggtctgtatcgtatcataaagtccaggcccaggtctgtatcgtatcataaagtccaggcccaggtctgtatcgtatcataaagtccaggtctgtatcgtatcataaagtccaggtctgtatcgtatcataaagtccaggtctgtatcgtatcataaagtccaggtctgtatcgtatcataaagtccaggtctgtatcgtatcataaagtccaggtctgtatcgtATCATAAAGTCCCggtctgtatcatatcataaagtccaggtctgtatcatatcataaataaagtccaggtctgtatcatatcataaataaagtccaggtctgtatcatatcataaataaagtccaggtctgtatcataaataaagtccaggtctgtatcataaataaagtccaggtctgtatcataaataaataaagtccaggtctgtatcataaataaataaagtccaggtctgtatcataaataaataaagtccaggtctgtatcataaataaataaagtccaggtctgtatcatatcataaataaagtccaggtctgtatcatatcataaataaagtccaggtctgtatcatatcataaataaagtccaggtctgtatcatatcataaataaagtccaggtctgtatcatatcataaataaagtccaggtctgtatcatatcataaataaagtccaggtctgtatcataaataaagtccaggtctgtatcataaataaagtccaggtctgtatcataaataaagtccaggtctgtatcataaataaagtccaggtctgtatcataaataaagtccaggtctgtatcataaataaagtccaggtctgtatcatatcataaataaagtccaggtctgtatcatatcataaataaagtccaggtctgtatcataaataaagtccaggtctgtatcataaataaagtccaggtctgtatcataaataaataaagtccaggtctgtatcataaataaataaagtccaggtctgtatcataaataaataaagtccaggtctgtatcataaataaataaagtccaggtctgtatcataaataaataaagtccaggtctgtatcataaataaataaagtccaggtctgtatcataaataaataaagtccaggtctgtatcataaataaataaagtccaggtctgtatcataaataaataaagtccaggtctgtatcataaataaataaagtccaggtctgtatcataaataaataaataaagtccaggtctgtatcataaataaagtccaggtctgtatcataaataaagtccaggtctgtatcataaataaagtccaggtctgtatcataaataaataaagtccaggtctgtatcataaataaataaagtccaggtctgtatcataaataaataaagtccaggtctgtatcataaataaataaagtccaggtctgtatcataaataaataaagtccaggtctgtatcataaataaataaagtccaggtctgtatcataaataaataaagtccaggtctgtatcataaataaataaagtccaggtctgtatcataaataaataaagtccaggtctgtatcataaataaataaagtccaggtctgtatcataaataaataaagtccaggtctgtatcataaataaataaagtccaggtctgtatcataaataaataaagtccaggtctgtatcatatcataaagttcaggtctgtatcataaataaataaagtccaggtctgtatcatatcataaataaataaagtccaggcccaggtctgtatcgtatcataaagtccaggtctgtatcgtatcataaagtccaggtctgtatcgtatcataaagtccaggtctgtatcgtatcataaagtccaggtctgtatcatatcataaataaagtccaggtctgtatcatatcataaataaagtccaggtctgtatcatatcataaataaagtccaggtctgtatcatatcataaataaagtccaggtctgtatcatatcataaataaagtccaggtctgtatcatatcataaataaagtccaggtctgtatcatatcataaataaagtccaggtctgtatcataaataaagtccaggtctgtatcataaataaagtccaggtctgtatcataaataaagtccaggtctgtatcatatcataaataaagtccaggtctgtatcataaataaagtccaggtctgtatcataaataaagtccaggtctgtatcataaataaagtccaggtctgtatcataaataaagtccaggtctgtatcataaataaataaagtccaggtctgtatcataaataaataaagtccaggtctgtatcatatcataaataaagtccaggtctgtatcatatcataaataaagtccaggtctgtatcatatcataaataaagtccaggtctgtatcatatcataaataaagtccaggtctgtatcatatcataaataaagtccaggtctgtatcatatcataaataaagtccaggtctgtatcatatcataaataaagtccaggtctgtatcataaataaagtccaggtctgtatcataaataaagtccaggtctgtatcataaataaagtccaggtctgtatcataaataaataaagtccaggtctgtatcataaataaataaagtccaggtctgtatcataaataaataaagtccaggtctgtatcataaataaataaagtccaggtctgtatcataaataaataaagtccaggtctgtatcataaataaataaagtccaggtctgtatcataaataaataaagtccaggtctgtatcataaataaataaagtccaggtctgtatcataaataaataaagtccaggtctgtatcataaataaataaagtccaggtctgtatcataaataaataaagtccaggtctgtatcataaataaataaagtccaggtctgtatcataaataaataaagtccaggtctgtatcataaataaataaagtccaggtctgtatcataaataaataaagtccaggtctgtatcataaataaataaagtccaggtctgtatcataaataaataaagtccaggtctgtatcataaataaataaagtccaggtctgtatcataaataaataaagtccaggtctgtatcataaataaataaagtccaggtctgtatcatatcataaagttcaggtctgtatcataaataaataaagtccaggtctgtatcataaataaataaagtccaggtctgtatcataaataaataaagtccaggtctgtatcatatcataaagtccaggtctgtatcttCAGCTAGCAGCCCTAGAGGAGTGTGAACTCTAGGTGTACTGTATGCGTAGTGTTGCAGTCTAGTATTCCCAGTATATCGTCTTCTGAAATAATTTCCCTTTATTCAGCGTTTTAAATTTGACCCTAAACTATTTGATCAAATGAAATGTCTGTCTGGAGCTATGGTATAGTATTTGTGGTATATTTGTAAATTGTGTTTATGTACTAGTGTATTATTCTCATAGTCCAAGGTTAGGATACGTGTTCTTTAATGGAATGGATGTAGAATGTGTCATTAAAACATCTCTTCATCCCAGGTCTATGTTCTGAGtaaggaggagggaggcagacacAAGCCCTTTGTCAGTAACTTCATGCCAGTCATGTTCTCCCTCACCTGGGACATGGCCTGCAGGGTCTACCTGGCAGGAGACAAGGTATGTGTCCATCTGTCAATTTTTTCCCCCCAATGTGATTTGTGTATTCTGAAATAAAGTGTGTAGCATAGTTCCAGGGCTGTGCTTGACCTTCTCCTCTCTAACAGGACATGGTGATGCCAGGTGAAGACACATCTCTGACCCTCACGCTGCGCCAGCCTATGATTCTGGAGAAAGGTCAACGGTTCACTCTCAGAGATGGCAACAAAACTATTGGCACCGGCCTGGTTACTGACATACTGACCACCACAGAGGAAGACCAACACAACTGGGGCTGAGGAGAGAGCAGAAAATATGGGAGGGGGACTAATGGTGGGGGAGGAAGTATCTAGCTGTCCAATATATTGgtctttagacacacacacagcagtaagGAGCTGCTGAGACTG
This Oncorhynchus keta strain PuntledgeMale-10-30-2019 unplaced genomic scaffold, Oket_V2 Un_contig_16283_pilon_pilon, whole genome shotgun sequence DNA region includes the following protein-coding sequences:
- the LOC127919299 gene encoding elongation factor Tu, mitochondrial-like → LIVYSFIPLSGRGTVVTGTLERGVIKKGDDCEFVGHNRAFKSVVTGIEMFHQSLDRAEAGDNLGALVRGLKREDIRRGMVMSKPGSIQPHQKVQAQVYVLSKEEGGRHKPFVSNFMPVMFSLTWDMACRVYLAGDKDMVMPGEDTSLTLTLRQPMILEKGQRFTLRDGNKTIGTGLVTDILTTTEEDQHNWG